In one [Limnothrix rosea] IAM M-220 genomic region, the following are encoded:
- a CDS encoding 2OG-Fe(II) oxygenase: MSPTAPSSNLSSVETRLVKGEGIIITDFLPPEKYYEILDFALTNQNQFKASSTVTQESNYRQSLVTFSHDFPLIYESMKVAILKHFPRICHHLRRSYFPISQIEMQMTAHNHNNFYKLHNDSGSEDTHTRELTYVYYFYREPQAFSGGELWLYDTTLKGKQPLSQSEFQTIQPQNNSIVFFNSDCQHEVRPVSCPSEQFSDSRFTINGWLRRS, translated from the coding sequence ATGTCCCCGACAGCACCTTCCTCTAATCTTTCTTCCGTTGAAACACGCCTCGTCAAAGGAGAAGGAATTATAATTACGGACTTTTTACCTCCAGAAAAATATTATGAAATTCTAGACTTTGCCCTAACAAACCAAAACCAATTCAAAGCCTCTTCCACCGTCACCCAAGAATCAAACTATCGACAATCACTCGTCACTTTCTCCCATGATTTCCCCCTGATCTACGAATCAATGAAAGTGGCAATTTTGAAACATTTCCCTCGAATTTGCCATCACTTGCGGCGCTCTTATTTCCCCATTAGCCAAATCGAAATGCAGATGACAGCCCATAACCACAACAATTTCTACAAACTCCACAATGACTCCGGTAGCGAAGATACCCACACCAGAGAACTAACCTACGTTTACTATTTTTATAGAGAACCACAAGCCTTTAGCGGTGGTGAGCTATGGCTGTATGACACCACATTAAAAGGGAAACAACCCCTATCCCAATCTGAGTTTCAAACAATTCAGCCGCAAAATAATAGCATCGTATTTTTTAATAGCGATTGTCAGCATGAAGTACGGCCAGTAAGTTGTCCTTCTGAACAATTTTCCGATAGTCGATTTACGATAAACGGTTGGCTACGGCGCTCATAA